The Sebastes fasciatus isolate fSebFas1 chromosome 22, fSebFas1.pri, whole genome shotgun sequence genome includes the window TGCTTCTTGGATGCACAGTACAGTTCACTAGTAGTTACAGCAAGGACTTACGATACATGAAGTTGGAGATACCTAGATTACTTACTGGACCGAGAACTGACCAGACTCTGATGAGGCAGGACTGAGCTGTAGCTGCTGAGTAGGCCTTGTTGAGAGTTGGTTGTTGGTTATCACATCATGGTTTGCGGTGGAAGAGGTAGGCTTCACTGGGGATTCGTCACTGACGATGAAGAGCTTTGTGGGAGCGAGAAAAAATCCATCGTCAAAAATAGTCATCTGCCATATATGATGTAGATCTGTCATACCTGAAGTCTCACAATAAGCCTCATAGTAAGACTGTCTTTTTAACCCTAGGGAATAAATCCTATCCACAAGTGACTCAGCAAATTACACCCTATAATGGAACAGAAAAGTTTACCATGACCACCTAAAATTATCATTGTGGTTAGAACAGGAAGGGTTGTTTCCCTATTCAGAACTGTCTCTATTGTTAAAGAGAAGTCTGTAAACACATGAGGGACTTTTTATTTAGATGTGTGCAATCTGTCTGAGAAGGTGGAGATGTCACATGAGTAGATGGAGCGAGTCATCGAGCTGTGAGTCACAGGCACAATGTACAGATTAGAGTCAGGACATGGAAAACTGTGACTCAGATTATACTATAtatcattaaaatattattaattttatttataactatgttttgtttttaatctctGGATATAGACAAGTGCTTTACAGTTAAAATGAAGCAACATATTTGGTCAGTGAGTGGTTCCTGGGAAATTCCCCAAACTAGTAGGCCCTAAAACCAGTATTCACCATCAGGGTCTAAAATGAacctttttcctctcctgccactgtggcaggtcactgaacatttctaccggccactcatgttttttgtctgccacttctgaaatctaagtagaacgctttaaaattgtaaacactgagtcagcgGTACCAGActagaattatggaatatatcatgtaaccttaatccatgactatatttggtattacttcattttacaggtctacaaatgtcatggtaattaggtgataattagcaagttacctatttgaaatttctttggaattactgccaaagttatttgctaattattatctatttaccagcagacatggaaataaagcatatcaattcactttgtattcttttgctggaaaatgtattaaataaattaccagctattgagaaatagcagaatataattattaaataatgtttataataaagtaattttcaataaatgtataggtaatttggcagtaattccaaagaaatttcaaataggttacttgcttatTATTACCTAATTGCCATGAACTTTGtgaacctgtaaaatgaagtgttgccATATATtaaatttaggctttagaattgctttttatgtctgccatggtggcaggtgacctgaaattttcacctgccacagccaacatttaccctgttatttggcaggtgcTTATTTCATTCCCTGTTCACCATCATTACACACCATTAAGCaacattaaacaaaaaaatagaaaatggaCATTATTATTGAACTTTATTAGTTTTGTTCCCCTTAATTCTTCCataaatgagtgaatgaataatGATCTCACTTGTTATTATGTGTCTGATGCTGTGGCAACACCGGAAGTTGcgaaacttttttttacaatattccCCATTTTGCTGAGGATCTGCTTCATGTGTCTGGTCCCAGATTAAGAGCAGATATACAGTCAAGACATGTTGCCACTCAATCTGAACTAACAAAACTAGATTAATGACAGATTATAATGTGCTCTGGATTTTCTGTAATGTATGAATGATTTGTCTTCACAATAACAATCTAGTTACTTTCATTTTACAGCCGTTATCATACATAGACTTTGATCAACTTGATTTATTTCCATTATCGAGTAATCTTCCAATAATTTCTCGGTTCATTTAAACACTAATGtggtgtataaaatgtcaggaaatagtAAAAACAGGTTCCCAGAGCACAAGATGACCTTTGCCTGTCATACGTGTCTGATCAGTAGTCCAAAATCAATAGTCTAACATCCAAAGATATAcattttactgtcatagaaggaaaaaacaagaagatatttacatttgagaagctggaaccacaacatttttttaaagctctTTAAAAAGTAGTTTCATTTTTGCgctcccctctgtcctctgtacTAAATCCTAGTCTGAATTGTAAGCATATAGATATAccattgtctttcttttttgttgtttcaatactttattgAAAGAAAGCACATAAAATGTATAACAAAcatgaacaagacattttcaggtttaacaatctcccctccctcctcacccACACTAGGGAAGAATGGGAGTGAAAATTAAGTAAAACATAATGGCAGAAATTACAGGAATAGAATAGTGAATAcatacgcacacatacacacacacatatatatatatatatatatacacagccatacatacacagaaaaatgtaaatgaaaaataGATAAATTAGTCATAATGatgacaacaataataataccacaataataaataaatgaacaaaaagaattaaaaaacaatatgacTAGATTAAAAGATAGataaaaacaagtaaaaataataataaaataatgaaattataataattatgctTATGAGTCTAGACTTCTAGTGTATAGTGTGACTACTGTACACCGGCACACACCAACCTGTAGTTAAGTCAAAATGTACAGTGTAATAAGgcatgtttttgtagtttctcTTCTGTAGCTGCTATCTGCTGGGCCCCGGTCATATGACAAGGACAGCTGCCTCTTCACCGCCCTGCCCTACGTCTCCCTACGCGCTGatcaaaaatagaaaatagtCCCACAAAAATACTGATATTTTAAACcacttaaaaaataatttcaaaaatAAGACGTTTCACTAGAATAAAACACTGATTATCAGACGTCAACGTTAATCTGGGATAGCGGAAACCGAAGTCTACCCCCCCCTCCTGCGGAACTAGACTCCTCTGCAACGTCATGTTGTTATTGTATCCCTCCGCCTGCAGTCGCACTAAGGAAAACAGCTGTGTTGAAGCTAACAGCTAAAGTTAGCatcgtgttgttgttgtcgcgTGTGTGTCAGCGGATTTGAGCTTCTTACTTTGAGCAATATCGTTCAACCTCGGAGTGACCGACTTGTCGTCTGTCATCTCTTCATTAAAGATGAAGTTTCAGTACAAAGAAGAGCATCCTTTTGAGAAGAGGCGGTCTGAAGGCGAGAAGATCAGGAAGAAGTATCCGGACAGGGTGCCTGTGAGtaatgctaagctaacaagCTAAAGATCTACAGTGTATTGTAACACCAGTGCTGTTTAGCCAATTGTTAATGACTCTTAGTGTATAAAGTGAGTCTATAAACATGTGGTTAAACTGTAGCCACACCTAACTATCGTATATTTGACTGCCACGTTAGTAAACAGCCTACAAAGCTAACAATGCTAACGTTAGAGGTTAACCTGAATGTCTGAGTGTCGTCCGCGACATACAGGCCAGCTAGTACTAGTTTCATGTAATCCttccgtgtgtttgtgtgttttaaacgATATTATTAATAAATCATAAAGGTAACatagtgttttatttgttataatgATTGCTGGTGTGGAAAGCATACAGTGTGAAGTGTGATTGTGGTCTGATTGGGTGTAGTCTTTAGGCTGTATGTTGAAATGTTGAGAGGTGCACCTTAAAATAGTGAGTCAACATACAGGACACTTGTTTACATCAACCTGGCTCTTGGAGGTAGATTTCTTTAGTCCACGACTATAGACATCTGAACTAAAAAGACTAGATTAATGACAGATTATAATGTGCTCTGGATGATTGATTTTGTCTTCACAATAACAATCtagttattttaatttttacagCTGTTATCATACATCGACTTTGATTAACTGGATTTATTTCCATTATTGAGTAATCTTCCAATCATTTCTCAGTTAATTTTAACACTAATGtggtgtataaaatgtcaggaaatagtAAAAAACAGTTTCCCAGAGCACAAGATGACGTTTGTCTGTCATGTGTGTCTGATCAGTAGTCCAAAATCAATAGTCTAACATCCAAAGATATCAATTGTGCTGTcatagaagaaaaaaacagaagataTTTACATGTGAGAAACTGGAACCACAACATTTTTTAAGCTCTACAATGACACGCTAATGCCTGGCCATTCAGGTTGTTGTCCTATTTTTAGGATGAAGGGAAGAAACTTAAAAGTAGTTTCATTTTTGCgctcccctctgtcctctgtacTAAATCCTAATCTGAAttgtaaacatataaatataccATTGTCTTACTTTTTTGTTGATTCAATACTTTATTGAAAGAAAGCACATAAAATGTGTAACAAAcatgaacaagacattttcaggtttaACAATCTCCCCTTTCCTCACCCACACTAGGGAAGAATGGGAGTGGaaattaagtaaaaaataatggCAGGAAATTACAGGATGAATAGTGAATACATACGCACACAtacatatttgtatatatatatatatatatatatatatatatatatatatacctacacCTACATACACAGCCTTACATAAACAGAAAAATGttaatggaaaataaataaattagtaataATGATGACAActataataacacaataataaataaatgaacaaacaaattaaaaaacaataaatgactAGATTAAAAGatggataaaaatgtaaaaataataaaataatgataataattacgCTTATGATTCTAGACTTCTAGTGTAGTGTGATTAATGTACACCGGCACACACCAACCTGTATACACGCACGTTGTCTTTCTGACTGACCGAttacaaaatacaaatttaaaccAAATGAAACATCTGGTTTAAAAATATTCCAGTCCTCGCTTGACTGACAATTATTTGTATTCTCAGATCCCTTTTCTTAGAAATGTGAAACAAGTGCGTCTCACTTGATACACACAGCCTTTGTTCAGCTGAGAATATACTATATTAATTTGCTGAGAACATGTACAAtggttcttgtttttctttttttccccaggtaATTGTGGAGAAAGCTCCCAAAGCCAGAATAGGAGATCTGGACAAGAAGAAATACCTTGTCCCCTCCGACCTGACAGGTAAATATTTTATTAGGTGCCAAGTTCTTGGACAACATTTAAATGACACTAGTAACATCTAAAATTATGTCTCTCTTTTATCAGTGGgccagttttacttcctcaTCCGGAAAAGAATCCACTTGCGAGCTGAGGATGCGCTCTTCTTCTTTGTAAACAACGTCATTCCACCCACCTCAGCTACCATGGGACTGTTGTACCAGGCAAGAGTTGTTTCTGCCTCACGGACCTGCTCTCAGTCTTTATCAGcgtattgtttttttccctacTTATATTAAAGTGAGCTACATTTTTAATGCCATACTAACATGTTGTTTTCTCCTTACTCTCTTTCTCAGGAGCATCACGAAGAGGACTTTTTCCTCTACATTGCCTACAGTGATGAGAGCGTGTACGGCAGCAGCCAAAGGGAAATCTGATCCCGCTACCATCCCCCCCTTCCAACCACTACCCACCTTTCTGAGACCTCcaccattcattcatttaaatattaaatccaACTCAGCAGCCTAGAGTTCCCAGAGTAAATATGTCAAATGCACTTTCACCACCCATGCATTACCCCCTCTCCCATCCatttatgtctttattattCTGCAGTCTGAATTGTATTTGCctctatttttcttttcagtAGCGACTCGAGTTAAGTGGCCAGTTATTTTTCTAGTGTCGTAATTGATCATActttactgaaaaaaaaactgagaaagAATAACGAAATAATGTTTGAACTAGGCCGTAAATATAGTTACCCCCAGGGTTAAGGGAAGAAAGGCATGGTATGTGAGTTCAAATCAGCTCTTATTGACAATGAAGATAGATTATTGTTTGTCCACTCTGTTGGCTTACAGGTATATTAAGTGTGTTTTGAGTTTAGGTGAGGGAATTGATAGTCGAAGGTAGGCTATTTTGTCTCTGGCAGAGTTAAAGGATAACTGTTTTGCAGCAGTTCTTTTCCTAGTAAAAACTGCAGTGTGAAggtgatttttttattaaaaattcaCCAACCACTGAAGTCTGTGAATGAGAATTGAGTGGGCTGCCCCACATTTGGCCTTAGCAAGGAGTCTAATAGAATTCAGACTAAACAATCATCCTCTGCTTTCAGTGGTGAGACTATTATGTTGACTGCTACTATGAttactgttgttgttattgttaattTTAGATGGCTTAATTTCTAAAAGGTATTGTAAAGCTGAGTgcaattttctctttttttttttaagtttgtctcctttttttaaaaaagaaaaaagatttgAACTCTGTATACAGCTGCATTACTGGCTCTTTCTCTCCACTCATGACCATACatgataaaatgtgattaaaaagcTATCTGTGTTTCTTGTCTTTATTGAATGTCTTAGGTCACAGGATTATTCAAAAATAACGTATAGACCAAACATTCAGTCATTACAGaagtccattttatttatatcgCAAAAGGTAATACCTTTTaagggtctgggtatcatcggataatccgtttttcctttggaattcagaaaggaaaaaacgttttttattttttcgtttctgaatcaaaaaatgaaaaacgaacccaaaccgggccgtttgtttgtttttgcgaattccttttctcattattcgttttgaattgaagaacggaagtcacgtgggtttttcgttttaaaccacaaacgaaaaacggaatcacgtggtgctctgtttgttttttgtttcaaaacgaaaaacgaaaaaaacaaattaaaaaaacgatccgatttagtttcttcaagtttctttctgtaattttctcttttgaatcgaggagtggagaacggcagtcacgtgaccaggaagtgaaggcaaacatgtcaaaataaaagccaagaagatagtttggtcatattataaaagtgtaacattatgatcgaggtaacagtagaagataaataggctaaataaatacatactgtacctaaaaaagcctaattaattatatatcctagacacctacactgtgccaaaatcatggaaattcacaataattaggcctgtgctaaaaaagccaggcgcaagtaagccaaatgatctgtGGCCCATTgcaataacctccatattgtgtaaaaccatggaacgagttcttgccagccacctgaccagcacagtggctactaagctagatctgctccagttcgcttaaataagagcgacagagtcccagacgacgctgtgctgactgcttaacaccgtccacaaaacaccttatgcatcctaaaggttatgccagagctttatttgtggattttagctcagcttttaactcaatgaagacgcatattctcctgaaaaggctccttgatctcaacatcaacacaggattagttgtgtggatcagagggtctgtgtcagggagaacatATCAGACGTgctgcccacaaggctgtgttctttcctctgtgctattctctctttttactaatgaatttatgaccaatgagaaacattttagactgtttaagtatgtggatgacatggccttagttgaccttttacaggaaacaggcccactaggtgaagctgcctatctggcccacactacagcccttcagacacggtgtcacactagccagctagaaatcaatgtggccgagaagaaagaattaatcatgtgctgcacaaaacaacatttgatcacagagccagtttcacttgatggccaacatgttgaaactgtgggacactttaaatacctcggtacagtcctggacacccaggtgagcttctctgaaaatacagagtatatcttcaagagatgctcacagcgactttatcttctaaggaaacttagtggcctcggtgtcagccggcagattttagaattagtgtacaaaactattgttgagaggattttaacctttaaccttcctgcctggtacggtcacctacactgtagatagaagaataaactgtctaggattgtgtcaatggtaggcaaaataggtggtaaaccccaaaagcccttgactcaactttttacagaaaggacgaggaagaaagcgaggagcatcctggcagatagctcccatcctctctgcagccagtcgggaggcgctatagagtccctctggcaactaaacatgtgtttaaaaagtctttcatcccaaatgccatcaatactcttaactcaacacagtgactgagcagatctgagccacagacactgacatgaactgtttttaatgtgtaacataacctgtctctgttttttactaactgctgtctgttgttttctgtgttttgtgagccgaagagaaaaatccaccctcgtggacaataaagtttgattgaattgatcagttcatattgaggggccgtcagctttacaatttagtttggagggagattcggtaccagtgaagtcagtgcattttatgagtgggccttctgtgacgttacccaccgtaggggtcagaggtcaccactcctcaatccccaaggattttcttttcagtcaaattttcaattttgacgcatttatagatgaaaagtcaagtcaataatcCTGGTCAATGATAGAgaagtatggttgatcagcatgtttgccaatcttcagacatcatagtctaatatgaggattaatcagcctgagttctGAAGGAACCGGCcctctacctccaagaggtcagggcacagttacgtgttggttaatcttgtgtgacaaagagattttccaaacaaagcataataatacaatttattccaaacaattaatgttgcataagtaagataacagagtttacagaattctggatccaatcaacgtgtccctgacaacatacaatgcatgggtcagttcgcgaagtctgaaccccaagctatccctgatccagcgtttttatggtttacacaatatcaatAGTCATGAGCTTaaggcacgtgatgtttttgctgcatatcttcttttttgtttcttcttctgactccatcctcccgtgaccttgtgaaaagaacagaacatgCAGTCCCGTGTGCCTCCCCCCTGTCCTCGCCCTTGAGTAGTTCAAAGCCTCTCCAAATGCTgccggagattattacaatgtgactatatagaaatctacagtcaccgaatcacctcctcaaggaacaaaacagtgcaacaacaactgaacaGCCCCAAGTCCTTCATTCATTCACCCTGAGTTATGCCCTTAGAAGCTAATAATTGAGAGACAGTTATTGAGCAATCatgaaacaatacaacagttttcagcttcccttataagcaggttatttcaggtcattgtaagcacttttgtacataataaatccaacagttcactaaaaaactgaaatcactaactttctgtattctgtttggtggtttatgaggcttttcaataatttctagtctatttggtataatatgtaatttagttaatttgttcgacatcatgataaggctgatttttcaaccagtggttatgacattaatgccagctagacagaataaagctctgtctgtcatgacaatagaactgtactgaaagcctttcctttactcgggtgactctttacagtcgtctgaagacagcaggtatctgttaaatctacagtatctagagtgatggagtggccttcagtccagtacagtattgtcatgacagacagagctttattctgtctagctggcattaatgtcataatcgctggttgaaaaatcatcattatcatgatgtagaactactcggctacagccttcctaatggagtgcaggggatcaggtggaagtgtcaggtgtgttgaaaggattagccacatagtgcttctcacctgccgacataaagaaacagcccatagtaagggtgtgagagagaaaagtgtcaattatgtgagagttctgtataacatctgtagagaccctccctgttgtataacatctgtagagaccctccctgtaatttatcacacacttttttgataaaagacattcatgtgttaatgaaaagaacaaaacaaaaaaatatctatgtatgtacttatttgtgtatttatttagcctatttatcttctactgttactttgatcctgtgcttaaataatgttacacttttataatatgaccacactatcttcttggcttttattttgacatgtttgccttcacttcctggtcacgtgactgccgttctccgctcctcgattcagaagagaaaatgacagaaagaaacttgaagaaactaaatcggatcgtttttttaatttgttttttcgtttttcgtttggaaacaaaaaacaaacagagcaccacgtgattccgtttttcgtttgtggtttaaaacgaaaaaacgaaaaacccacgtgacttccgttcttcaattaaaaacgaataatgagaaaaggaattcgcaaaaacaaacaaacggcccggtttgggttcgtttttcattttttgattcagaaacgaaaaacgagaaaacggccgttttctggtttttggtttaaaacgaaaaaataaaaaaagttttttcctttctgaattccaaaggaaaaacggattatccgatgatacccagaccagaaactctcgcgagactgttaaggttaggcattgtttttgaatagttaaagttaagCATTGATTTTTAATTGTTGATGTTAGGCAATGACCTAGAATAGTTGAGGTTAAGCATTGTCTTCTAATAGAAAAGTTTAGGTATTCACTTCAAATAGTTTCTCGTGAGTGAGTCTCGCGAGaatttttgcagatctcagaccagatttcgcaatttgcgggctcccttctagagcatggatgtatgaagagtcAAGAAACCAGGAACAAAAGTATGACATCAGTGAGGCCTAATGTCAATATGTTAGTGTATAATAATCCATTTATATATAGTTAACTGCAGTTAAATGgactttttttgtttggaaATTGTATCTACGAGAGAATTAATTTCCTGCTCCAGAAAGAAGACAAAGTAAATGGTGTGTGTGCTGCCTCTTAGTTATTATTAAAGTTTCTGTCATATTAATCATCCAGTCTTCACAAAATCAAtatcacgtgtgtgtgtgtgggtggaacTTTAAATTTCTACTTACTTTCGTCGTGCGAAGTcgtctctgtggcgcaattggttagcgcgttcggctgttaaccgaaaggttggtggttcgagcCCACCCAGGGACGAGATACGTTTTCTTGTTGACCAGCTGTTACCTTTATAACACACTCGTCTCTGTTCCCTGAATTATGTTTCCATGTCCATTGTCAGTATTGCTTGTGTAGATGCATTGATAATATAATAGTGTCTTGAAAATAATTCAAGATACAAGTGTTATTTGATgcaatgtatatttattattcaaactttatttcagacacacaggagggtccatagcaataaaagaaaagaaaaagaaacaaaaaacatacaagatAAGACCACAGCAGTTCATCTTTAATTCATATGTAGGCTATCTCGCCAGTGTTTTCTGAGCCTGGATGAGTACCAGAGTGCAGCTCTTGCTCGGGCTGGTTAAAGCCTCTATGATGCTGTTCTCTGACTCATCCAAGCaacaaattaaattatacaTCAGATGTCTTAAAAGTGCCTCACATGTAGGAATACCAGAGGACACAAACAGTTGACTGGCACTATGCCACCTGGGAACCCGAAGCAACAACCTCATTGCATCATTTGTAAGCCACTATGAGCCTTCACATACTACTTTTCTTGT containing:
- the gabarapb gene encoding gamma-aminobutyric acid receptor-associated protein, giving the protein MKFQYKEEHPFEKRRSEGEKIRKKYPDRVPVIVEKAPKARIGDLDKKKYLVPSDLTVGQFYFLIRKRIHLRAEDALFFFVNNVIPPTSATMGLLYQEHHEEDFFLYIAYSDESVYGSSQREI